A stretch of DNA from Kangiella sediminilitoris:
TTTATGACCTCGTAAAACTCTCCCGCTAATATCGAAATAAACATCTTGGCATGGATCATAGAGATAGTTGTTCAATTGGAACTTTGATTTTTTGTGAGCTTCAAAGCTCACATAGCAACCTATATAAGGTGATACGTTAATAAAAACTGAAATATTTTCGTGGAAACGCTTCCCTAGCATTTTATCTGCAATAAGCAGTCTCTCAAAAGAGTTATAGGGTAAGTCTGATACTTGCTTGGCAAGATCATATATTTCAAGTGGGGCACCAAGCTGTTCATCTTTAATGGCCTGATATTCTCTGAGCTGTGCTTGAGTTGGTATTAGGATAGATATTGGGTATTCGCTCCAATTAACTGTCTTGATTTCACCTGGTGTAAGCTCACTAATATTAACTTTAACTAAGTCAGCATCTATCCATTTTGTTTGATCGTGGGTTGCTTGTGCTTCAATAATAAAAAGCGACAGAATACTGAGTAGGAATAACTTCACTGGCAACTACCCTTGTTAACGACACTGACCAGTTCGCTGGCGATAAGCATTTCGATATCGTCGTCGGTCTCCGGCGAGGTGCGTTCGTCGTATTCTCCTTTGACTTCAACCAGCACTTTTTGCTGAGGAGCTTCTCGTAAGGCGATGTAGGTATTACGTAATTCTGAGGCCAGGCCTTCCTGTGATACGGTGTATTGCGTATTAGTCGAGCAGTCGATAAAGGTTGTTTTGCCGTTATGGTAAGAATACAGACCTTTAATGATATTTTGCTCGTTGGGCTCCATCGGAATCATTTCTTGTAGCATCACTTGTTCCTGCTCAGTAACCGTATCAGCTTGAGACTGTTCGCTGGTCGTTTCCGTTGTTTCTGCCTGCTGTGGTTTTTTAGGATCGTCAGAACAACCGAGAAGGAATAAGGTTGCAGCAATGATCGCTATAATTTTGAATAGTAGGTTGTTCATGATTATTCATCCTTGTAGATTTTAATTGCTGACTGGCCATTGCTGGTTTTCCAGCCGTGGTACATACCTTCGGTATTGAAGCTGGCCATGATGTTGGCGCCCGCGTCGAGACCAATGACGCCACCGTCACCGCCCATCTCGACTAATTTATCGTGGATCACTTCGTCGGCTGACTGCTGGATACCTTGCTCTTTGTATTTTACTCGAGCACAGATGTCGTAGGTTACCGCAGCGCGAATAAAGAATTCGCCGTGGCCAGTAGCCGAGACACCACAGTTTTTGTCGGCATAGGTCCCCGCGCCAATAATAGGGGAGTCACCGATTCGGCCATAGCGTTTATTGGTCATACCGCCGGTTGAAGTTGCGGCTGCAATATTGCCGTCTTTATCCAGCGCTACCGCGCCGACTGTGCCGAATTTAGAGTTCTTGGCTTCGTCTTCGGAAAGTTTTGGCTTTTCGGGCGTATGTTTGAGTACTTTCTGTAATTGATCCCAGCGTCTTTGCGTAAAGAAGTATTTGGTGTCGACCAGCTCGAATCCCTGTTCTTTGGCAAACTCTTCAGCGCCTTCGCGTGCCATCATGACATGAACCGAATCGGTGCGAACTTTATCCGCCAGCAGAATCGGGTTTTTAATATGACTCACGCCAGTAATGGCTCCGGCCGATAAGTCTTTGCTATACATAATCGAAGCATCGAGTTCGTTAACGCCTTCGTGGGTAAAGACGGCACCTTTGCCCGCGTTAAATAGAGGCGAGTCTTCCATGATAATAATGGCAGCCTGAACTGCTTCCACACTGCTACCGCCCTGTTCCAGGACTGCATAACCCGCTTTAAGCGCCTCATCCAGTTTTTCGCGATAGGCTTTCTCAGTCTCTGGCGTCATGTTCTTCTTCAAAATAGTGCCGGCTCCGCCATGGATGACCAGGCCGTAGGGTCTGTCAGGCTTTTGAGCCAGTGCGCTCAGGGCGGTTCCAAGAAGAAGCGTCAATGTCAGGGTTTTTAG
This window harbors:
- a CDS encoding isoaspartyl peptidase/L-asparaginase family protein, which produces MKLLLKTLTLTLLLGTALSALAQKPDRPYGLVIHGGAGTILKKNMTPETEKAYREKLDEALKAGYAVLEQGGSSVEAVQAAIIIMEDSPLFNAGKGAVFTHEGVNELDASIMYSKDLSAGAITGVSHIKNPILLADKVRTDSVHVMMAREGAEEFAKEQGFELVDTKYFFTQRRWDQLQKVLKHTPEKPKLSEDEAKNSKFGTVGAVALDKDGNIAAATSTGGMTNKRYGRIGDSPIIGAGTYADKNCGVSATGHGEFFIRAAVTYDICARVKYKEQGIQQSADEVIHDKLVEMGGDGGVIGLDAGANIMASFNTEGMYHGWKTSNGQSAIKIYKDE